AATTATCACAGTAAGCACGACTCCACCGGCCGCAATACTGAGCAAGAAGTTCTTGAGGGATGGAGAAACCCCAGAGCCAGCAGCCTCAGCCACCTCTGGTATCACCATGGAAGCCGTCAGCGCAGCTGCGGTGAGTCCTGTGACTGCCTTCTCCTTCAGAGAAGCCCTCACTTGAACCCTCCCACTTGATTTTGATGCAGCTAACGCCTTTGAGGGCCTCACTGGAAGTGGCCTGAGGAAGGCCTCTGAGGATGGAACCCTCTTTTGGCTGGCATAGGTTAATGGCATTGCCATTGAGACCGCAGATGTTGAAGCCATATCTCACTCTTTTACTTCTCTTCCCTCTCCGTTCCCGCTGCTTCTTTATGTGATTAAGTTGATTGACAAGGTTTTGATGCGAGTTTTTGAGAGGGAATGGGTGGACTTGGATAGAGGTGGGTGGAACAAGGAGGGGAATGAGAGGTCGAAATATTTTGTCATCTTTATCTCTGTCCTACGTGGCAGCTTCTCCAGTTGGAGCCGTGGATAAGGTTATCTTATTGGCCCAATCACCATCAAGCTTGAGAATTTGTTTAGGTTTCTCATAGTTTGCCTTGTCGCTAATAATGGTGCCAATCGCTAATGATAGTACGGGTCGGGCTTTCCTAGATGTGATTGGGTCCAGCCCACGTCATGTTGGGCCGAAACTCAACAAACTCGTCCATTTTAAAAGGACGGTTGTAGTTTTTGATAATAAATGCGAATTAGGATCCCCGCAACAGAGACTAGAGAGAGAGGATTTTGGGGCCTACCTTCTTTGGATAGTTTGTCGGTCGTGGAAATCATGTTAAAAGTACCACTCCTACGTCATCTGATTTCTCTCCCGATAATGATTTAACGTGATATTGGTTCAGCCTAATTtgaacaggaaaagaaaaactaatcaAATTGCAATCCCTATTAAAATTGGTTACTGGAGTTGTTGTCTACGTGGTGTCTAAGAAGCATTCACGACAAGGTAAAGGAGTAACAATGTCGCTACAGCCTCTGATTTCAACAATATTGCAACCTGGAATAATGCAAAGCCATCGTCCACAAAGTAAATGCAGATGTTGAATTCATTCATTTTAGCCCACCAACAATTCTACACCTAATCCGCCACAACTTGTTTCAACCAACAAAGCAACGCACAGCCAAACAACACGAAATATAATTTTAtctcatatttcaattaaaatttcaCGTATTGAGCCTTTAACGGTCTTTTAGATTTGATCTTTTCTTGTAGTCAAGAGGCCGAATTCCAAATACAAATTCCAAATACAAACGTTAACAAAACAATATAACACCTTTGATATCATCATTGCAGATAATATGTTCACCCCATATTCTATTTCGTTACTGGCATGTGCAGCTTTAATCTGTCTTCCATCATTTTGGATGCTACAAGAGTTGGACTGGCTTTTGCAGCTTTAACGCATTAGTCAAAAAATTGAATCGGTTACTGCCGACGTAATAAATGTCATGTAGACTGACActctatacaaaaaaaattgtagtactCTTAATAGCACTATATAGTGATTAAGGTTTGGCCTGTGTTCGTAGTGGCAAAAGTTTTGGAACATGCATGTAGCAAATATGTTAACAAAGCCTTGCCTCTGAGCTACGACCATATAAGAAGCAGGAGAATAATGATAAGCCAGAATACCCGCATCTTTGAAATTGAATAAACATGAACTCATCCTAAACTTGTAATagacaatttttgaaaaacataaCAATCAGGATTTTCAACAATTCGTGATCACTTTGATGCGGCTCTTTTCCTTACAACCAGCCGGAGAATGTCGcaatttttgttcattttacAGGAGGTAAGAACTGAGATCCAGCTTGAATCATCATTCTTCCTTGAGATGAATTACAACAAATCCTGCTCTTTGCTTTACAAACCACAGAGACTAGGAATTCACCTCGCATGCACCTGTCCTCTACAGAGGGATGAAAAATTCAAGATTAGTTACAATTCAATTGATTCAGAACTGTTAGTGATGACATTTCCAGCTAAGAAAATCttgcaaacaaaaatcaagttATGAATTTGCTTTTGACTTTTAACATATGGTCAGTACGAGAGCAACAAAAACCTCAAAAGTCTATTCCGTAGCATGTTGACGTAGTAATGCCAATcagtctttgttaaaaaaataataataataaatgaattCCAAAGGCTTtgtgatttctagcattactttatCCAGATAAATAAATAGGCATTTTATtgaaagagaggaaaatgatgaagtatacaagaagtcTACTAGATAACTCCtaaaaatttacaatccaaAGTTTAAGAGATCAAAAAATTATAGGAAAGATGTAGAATGAACACTGCCTAAGACAAACCTCCAGTCATAAAAAGTTTTCAGGATTTAAGATTTAATCAGGGACGAAAGTAAGTTCAACTCTGATGCAAGAATTTGATCATTATTGCCACAGAATCTTTATCTGCGGTATCAGAAGCCATGCATGCAGTGTTAGAAATATCAGAGAAGAAGCGCAAACCTGCAGCAGAGGAAAATTTTTgcacaaagaatcgtcaccccAGAGGTTGAAATGCTGGAGGAGCTGAGTCAACATATCTGAGATGAACTTCTTGAGGCAGCAGATGATACTTAATACCAAGCTCTTCAAAAATTTTCTTCAGCTCTAAGAGTAGTTCGGATCTCCGACTGTTCTTATCCCCATAGTTCTGAAAGTTTATGGTGTGTGTGACGTAAAGACCCATTTTCATCTTGTTTACATTCTCAATCTCCTTAACAACCACATTATGGCCAGGACGCCAGTGTTGAGGCTTGCTCTCCAAGTACCTGAAGTTTTAAGGACAGCCATCTCTAATCAACAAAGTATTTCTTAATCCcaaaaaaatggaaacaaagGGAACATAACACGGAAATTGAGCTGTACTGTCAGTATTGGAAAACCATTAGTTCATCATTATGTTTGATCAGATCTAAACATCTCTGCCTTTTGAGATCAACTAGTGTTTGAACATATCAGAAACATGAAGATGAGCCCCCCACCAATGTTAATGCAGCATACTTAAGATAATTAGAGTTGACTTACGTTTTTATTCTCCCTTTTAGGGCTCCAATACTCTCAATGGAAGTAGAAACATCTACCGCAAATTCAACAGAATCACTCATTTCTGGGCTCCTGTAAAAGTTGCTGATCGGTTTGGTAGACAGAACCGAATTTGGATAGAATATTTTCTCATTGTCATATTTCAAGAAGACTGTTGTCAAAATGTTCATCTCTTCAACAACCATCTGTGAGGTAGAAATACGTCATGCATAGTCACCCAGATCTAATAGATTAAAATTCATTCTTAGGATAAGGGAGTTAcctgcactccatcaacaacaCAACGGTCCCCTACATCAAATGGGTGCATCACAAATACAAATATGATGGCTTCAAACATGGTCTTGGCACTATTACCAAACATAAACGCCACAAGTAGAAGTTGAGAAGAAATGAAGACAAGGATTTGGGTTGTTAAAAATCCCATCATAAGTAACCCCACAATAAGGGCCACAATAAGCACAATCACTGAAGCAATCTTGTTCAGCTCCTCTATGGCTGTTTTGGTATCATTCAAGGAATGTGCCAGTGATTTGCGTTCGAGGTAAACATTCACCTGCAACCAAGAATGATGTTATAAGAGCCATGATTTGAAATTTCCCCTACCACAGTTTCACTACTGTGAAATGGAAATATAAAAAGTTGTCATAGACAGACTCTACTCCCCTAACTAATGTTCAAAATCTAAGGTCATGCAAAAGAGAAGGTTCTGAGAGTTACAACCACATGTATCTGAGAACTTAGTGGACATAGAGATACTTGAATTTATCTTGTTGAAcaatgtaataatttttttgttgtatttaacatCATTCCAAATTTTCAGTTGTACACATCACTCTGAAATATTATTGGCGTGCAAATAGTCATCAAGAGGTGTTTGAGAAAGATTTCATGTTTCGATGATAAAAGTTCTGGGGAAGTCCGGGCTCGAGCAAAACATTTAGAAAAAATCAGATATTAGGAAGGGCCCGTTGATCTGATAGGAAAAACAACTTGATAGAGAACTTACCAACCAGTTCTTTAAAAATTTTCTCTTGATCTTTCTGGTTTCTGCTGCTCCTTCAATCAGTGGTAGCAAATTGTCCACCTCCTCCTTTTTCATGAAGCGCAAGAGGTCCTCCTCATCAATGTACCTATAGTACGTAATTTGACAGAGTTGTTAGGGAGACAATTCAGAAACAAATAAGTCATCAGAAAATTGTAGGAACTTTTACAAGATGACATTCTCACTTGCTTCTAGGCTTCGCTACATTATTGAAAATCCGATAAGCAGCAGCCTGTGCTTCCCACTCGCTAGTGATCTCCTCATCTTTTTGCTCactctcatcatcatcatcaaaatTATCTAGTGTGTTTGAGATGGTAGACAGTCCAGAACCTCTTATGACACTAACTAATCCTTTCATGGTCCAAGCAGAAATTTTCTCTTGCTTCATTCTTTTGAGCTTGTCTACATCAATCACCTCTTCTTTCCCCTCACCCTTTGCTTTCTTCATATCCCTAAAACTCAATTGCCCCGCACTTGCTGAGGTCCCAACCTTTTCTGCCATCTCCATCAGCGGAGGCCCTGAAAGGGTCCTAAGCACATACTGATGAAAGATTGATTCTTGAATCCGGTCAAAGAATCTCGTGCACTGGAAAGAAGTAGACAGTAACTTCACTAACAGATTCTTCACAAGCCATATAGCTGCCCCAATAAGGCAAGCAGCAAGAGCCCTCGTGATATAATTTAGAACCTGAGATGTTTTCCTCGATCTTTTTACCCCCCTACTCAACAACAAACCCCATGCTAGTAGAACCAAACACAACCATACAAAAACTTGAACACTCCTCTTCAACCCGTacacaaaatacaaaacattctTTTTAAGCAAGAAGTTCCTTTCAATcaagaaaaccaaaacattaaTGAACCACCCAGTGAACAATCTACCACAGAAGATTACCAACACTAGCACACTCAATTTCCACAGTTCCAAACCCCAAATCACACTGTTATGCAATTTGTCAACAGCTAAGCTAGAAACCAAAAACCCCATAATACACACAAACGCAATCCACTCAACCAAGACCGTCATTTTCAACTTCTTACCTATTTTCTCTCGCACTTTAAGATTGGCCGACTTGTACACCTCATCGTCATCTTCGTCCTCTCCTCCTGGCGATCCGATCAACGGCGTTCTGGGTGTAATTGGTGCTGACTTCAAGTTATCCCGTGGAGTACTAACACTGACTCTGTGGCTTGGGGAAGCGACATTCGGTGAGTTCCTATTACGGGTATTCACCAACTCGGCCTTCTCTTTCGCCAAATTGGCATCACCAGCATACGATGGCTCCACCAATCTCGACTTGGGCTTCGAGAACGCCGATTGCGCAAGCGATTTTCTTCGCGTTAAGGTCTCATTTGGGATCTTCGGAGGCTTATTAGGAGTCGGACTTGGGGCCGGAGAAGTAGTGGCTGTAAATGTAGACGTTTGGGCTCGGCTTTTGAGATCCTGCAGCTCTGTTAGCTCCAAGTTTGAACCTTTATTCGATTTCGGAGAAGACCCAAACCGGGAATTCTTTGAAACAGTGTAGGAACTGCTATCTTTGCAGGGGACGAAAGCTTCTTCGGTACCCAGAATCTGCACAACGACCTCGTTTGTTCCTTTCTTCTCTGTCACGCCATTTTCTCCCTCCATGGAGAGAGCTTTCCTTGGCACTGTTACAAAGCTCTAATCTTTTGCAATTTCAGTCACTCAGCCTGTAGCTTTTACGAATTTTcccggggaaaaaaaaaatcccgcTCATAAATCAGAAACAACGCGCTACTAACTAGTGGTTCTAATCCAGGACTTAGCTAAGAGGGAGCATAATGGTCGGTTTGCCTAGCAGGAAAgttctgaataaaaaaatagaaaaagaaaaaagaaaaaagagaataagaatAATCGGGATCTTACCACGTCTATTTCAATTTGCCAAGTGATTCTTATGATTAACTAGGAAAACAGAGTGACACAGAGGAATAACCTTTTTATCTGTTTATAAGACGCAACTCGATGTTTGATGAGGCAAAAACCTGTTTTGTTTCACCCAGAAGCCGGCGCTAATGAAGCAAAGTGTTGGGTTAAGAAAGAGCAGCGAGGGACAATAGTAGGGCGAGCCGCCATGAAGTTGCTTGTGTTGGGTcaatatataaaaggaaaagagaaggagatagaagaaaaaaaaaacgtgggCTGCGTTTGTTGCTGACTGCTGAGGGTTGAGGAAGGTGAATAGGCAGGCTTTCCAATTCTAGCAGGATCTGTGTGTTCCCGGCTGAGAGTATTTAAATCCCACCCTACTACAACTTGTCAACTACGGCTCCGTTTATTAATGTTTGTATAATTGTATTTGAAAAATGAGGACCTATGAATGGTAGAACCTACCTGCATGGATCTACCAATCTTAAGttgtgtaaattttttttttgaacagtgccatcttcttcttccattcaAACCAAAGGAAACAACTCCCCGAAAGGGGTACAACCAGGGAAGAAAACATTACAATCAAGGCACCAATAACAAATCAAACGCCCAAAGGCGAGAAACAGGTCGAAAGGCCGTTGGAGTGAGCAGAGATGAAGAATCTCTGCCCACAAAACCAGGAAAACCTGGTTTGAAGCAGCTACCCACCGGTAGACTGTGATTACAAGCTGGAATATACAAACAAAACCCAACACATacagaaaaaacacaaacagaaaCCCAGACAGCAGACTCCAGCAAGAAACGACTGCCGGAGACGGCGCGTGTAAAACACGCCCCCTCGCCGGGAACCTTCCAAGCAACAGACGACTTCCACAAGCTGAGATCGGCATCTTCCGAGACCGAAGTTGTGCAACGAGTACATCACATTGCATTTATGTCTTTATAGGAGATATAAGTGACAATAATCTTCGTAACTTAAAATGTTGTGGTTCATTCGCTTGCTAACGAAGCATTACACGTAAGCAAtgagtaataatttttttaaaaaacctcaCGTATTTCAGATATTATCTTTGTTGAGCGTTATgcttaattcatatatatataaaatgtgcTCGGttccaataataaaaaaaaaaaaaaaaaaagtgacaataattttaaatattttgtgctttaagttgtttgttaatgtttttattttgaaaaaaaaaaagaaaaaaaaaacacactttaACAAACAAACTGGATCCTTTTTACACAATTGCATTTAATAGTATATGTGACGTATCACTCTATTCAAAATTTTGCCAGTATATGTATCATTGAATCTGTAAAACTTTTaattcttcatttcaaatttcaatacaACGCTTTTAAGTTTTGAATTGaagtttcttttaaattgggtcGAAAGAATTTCTTCCAttctattttataaatttgacaTATGTAAAAGTGATTCTCACATCTTCAAAAGTAACAATAGTTTTATAGACCAAGTTAGAGGAGATTCCTCTAccccaatttaaagaaaatttatgttgttgtgttttatcatcataaaaaaactaaaaaaaaaaaaaaaaaaactacttcatatatattaaattatctTACTAGTATTATAACTATATTACAACGTGCATGCATTATGCAAAGATGCTAATTCTGTAAAGTAAAAAACAGCCAAATTTTGTCGGATGCCAATAGAGAAGGTTAAGTAATGGTATGTGCCATGTGGTAAGCTAGAGGGGTTGACTTTGGCAGAGCTGGAGCCCGACATTATGTGGCTGCTGAGTTGGTGTTGAATCTGTTGATAAATAATTAAGTATTTAAGTATATATGATGAGGCAATTGACCACATCACTAATCTTATCACCCTTCAACAAACATCCTTTCATATAACAAGAATGTAGGCCCATTAACCTTTTCAAATGATtcaaatttaagattttttttttttttttttcttttacaaatgaGTTTGGCATAAATTAAGGAGATTCCAAAATTAGAAATAACGAGCATGTTTgggtaagaatttttttttaaatatcaaatttctatttagattttattcaatattttttaattttgtctcaaatttcTTAAATTATCCAAACCGAAATTAGTGGGCTTCGTATTTCGAGCTATTCAGAGCAAGTGAACAATATGGACAATGCAATTCTCCTTTTTGTGGAGTCGTTTGAAttgcaaaaagacaaaaaacaacAGATCGAATaacaaaattgtaaaaattCCGACCATTCCTTAACTTTATCCttacaacaattttattttttcgatAGGAAAACGTTCCATTCAAGAATTCTTTTTATCGATtctctgtttttgtttgtgttggagaaataatcagctctaaagacatgtgggcctaaggttGTGTCGGGGGCCGAGCCCGTCGGGTCGGCCCGGCCAAATCAGACCTAAGTATAAGACCATTTGTTATCTCCAAAAAAGATACACatcccgagtatatcaagataggcttttatcccatcaaatataggataaggtacctaatagtatgTCATCAGCTGAAGAGGTAGTgtcctatccagtttggactctactacccaatttaaattatatgaagataagattaaagactatgtgatatAAGACTCAAACttctaatcagattatgctttAAGCACTTCAGTAGTTTCATAACTCTGAAATTATTGATACtttccagaaaataaataatttgaactgacttaggcatcagagtgggcATAGTCGGCACCTCCAACCAAGGAAGGCAATGAAttacaaggcaacacgtcaccttacttgaaactgtaccaacagtttgaaATCTCCTTTTGGAGCTTGATAGTAGTAATTAACTAATTATGCCACGtgataattgttttttaaatacaaCATATGCAGGTAAATGCATGCATGTCATTTTCTAAGTTACCATGTACATTATGCGTGATTGTAACAATTATGAATTCAACCATATCCACGTGGATCTTATGAAATGATTATATATTCAATGGGCACGTGGAAAACCATATTCAttgccttattattattatttttttaaaaaaaagtatgtcTTTTCGTGAGATGAATAGTGTTttttattatcatatatattcCTTCCGCATGTGAATGCATAGGAACGTCAATTTTATCGGAAAGTGATgataaaaattgtatatttattttttaatgttgacgtgacagttttaactaatttttaatttagttatttttttttaaaaaaaattaaaagttaattgAGAATGCCACAtcaatattctaaaataattataaaataaaaatatagtatctaaaactaaaaaactcgTATATGAGATTCACCACCGGTCCACCATAGTCTACGAGATTGTCTAAATTACATgtaacttgaacaactaattaTACACATACAATCTCTAAGACTTGTAAAAAGCGTATACACCaagtaataatttatatatCCAGGAGTGGATCTAGCATTTAGGATTTGAGaggtaaaattgaaaagaaataataataatttgagaggacaaaactaaaaaaaataaaaaaatttaaaggtaattttaatttttaatttttttctttttaaaaaaaaaaccgtgaAGCTTGGGAGGCCCAACCCCAATCCCAATGTAGCTCCGCCCTGTTAATTATCTTTCGATGCATTATTTGAGAAAAAGAATAGATCGTTGGAACTTGGAGCCCAGACCAATAATTCTGGAATGTTTTAGACCCAAAATGAGGGAAAACCCCAAAAGAAAGCCCATTGGGTTACAGCAACatgaaaatcaacattttttttttttttttccgaaacttttttttcctgggtcatactaatttttttatttttttttattttttgactgGATCATACTATTTTAAACAAGCAGAGAAAACCaggattaaaaagaaaaatctctaCAAAGTGGTAAAAATATTATACAAATAACtgcaaacaaaccaaaaaaataaccaaCGAACTCTAGATAACTGTTCCATCTTCCAGTAACTCTTCAAACGAACTGGCTTTAAGTAAGATTGAAAGGAGAAAATTTCATGCGGTCTATTGAGGTCGACATTCACCCTGTGTACATTGGAGCAGCAAGTTTTAAAGTTGAACAATATTAGGCTCCAAAAGCCCTTCTTGAGTGCACAATATCCATGCTATTAAGCATGTAACCTGCAAGCTGCCGCTCATACAAATTTTGTGGATGCTGATTTCTTCTGACTCTGTTGATATTGATGACCGCATCGGTGACAAAGCCCAACATATTCattccttttttgttcttttattctttAGTGAACCTATATATAACTATGTTAACATTTGTAGTTGATAAAGGATTGCATCTGATATAGGAAAATGATTCGTGCACAATTCCTTACACAatttctcttcaaaattttctctaaatttaactcaaataatctacttttttttattttatctattacttttgaaaaactcCATaaatcaaactctctaaatatttctctattttaactaaatattatattttattaattttgaaaataactactttaattgtcaaaattgatTTCCTTCTTCAACTACTTTAAATTCCCTAGCCTTCATCAAACGCCAACATTAATTCCCTTCAACAACCAGCCAAGCCACTGTGCTTTAATTACATTAATTGAACCAACAATTAGCATGGACTTTTATTGTCTTCAATAACCAGCCAAGCAACTTCATCAAATGTTCTTTAACGTCCAACAACCAGCCAAAGCCAAAGAGAGATGAACGTCTagcgttgtttttttttttgataaagaaCGTCCAACGTTGTTGTCTTGTTGAGGAGAAGATGAATTTATTGATAATAAATAAGGCATGACAAATAACAAACAAAACAGTTGGACGTTGCTTTAATACCCATCTAGTGTCCCGGTTCAGGAAAAAGGTCGAGCACTTGAGCTGCAACCCTTCGAAACCACAGAAAAAACCGAGCTGTTATGAACAGATTTGATACTCGTACAACCCAGAAGACCAATTAGATCTAGAACTATAATCAGCTCAAATGACTCAAAACCCAAGTAAAGCATAAAAACTCAACAGatcaaaaccaaaattctaaTAGCCAAAGGAAAAAACACATCATCCTCCTCAACGTCATGGGTCTCACTGCAAACGGGGTGGAGATCCGTCGTCGTCCTCTTCATCGTTCACGCTCTCCTCCGAACTCGATCTCCTCGCTGCCATCCTCTCAGCCTCGCCGCTTCTTGCAACTCAGGTTAGGCGCATGGTCGTTGGTCTCTTGCTTATGCACTGGAGAATTGGGGTTTTCTGTGGAAAGAACTGAAGGGGAAGGtgggaatgaaaaaaaaaattgttaaaaaactCAATAGAGAATACAATTTGTGAGCTGGATTTGTAATGAGAATCTGACAAGAGATAAATTAGAGAAACAATAAAGAGCTTGATGCATCATGCTTTCTGAAGGTATTCtccaaattttagagaaaagttTGAAATAGCTAACTTGATACGGATGCTCTAAGACATATTGGTGGTATTCATGCAAGTGAGTCCATGTAAGTGGATTGTGCAGCAAACAcatcccatatatatattttagtaatATGTCTATTCAATTTTGGACATAAAACGAAAGTCCACCTAGTGTCTTTTATTCTTGGTGTTTTTGCTATGTTGCTTTTTATCAAGCAAATCAAATGGTTATTTTATTAGACTTCGTTCAT
The Alnus glutinosa chromosome 14, dhAlnGlut1.1, whole genome shotgun sequence genome window above contains:
- the LOC133857114 gene encoding uncharacterized protein LOC133857114, encoding MASTSAVSMAMPLTYASQKRVPSSEAFLRPLPVRPSKALAASKSSGRVQVRASLKEKAVTGLTAAALTASMVIPEVAEAAGSGVSPSLKNFLLSIAAGGVVLTVIIGAVVGVSNFDPVKRS
- the LOC133857271 gene encoding mechanosensitive ion channel protein 10-like, which encodes MEGENGVTEKKGTNEVVVQILGTEEAFVPCKDSSSYTVSKNSRFGSSPKSNKGSNLELTELQDLKSRAQTSTFTATTSPAPSPTPNKPPKIPNETLTRRKSLAQSAFSKPKSRLVEPSYAGDANLAKEKAELVNTRNRNSPNVASPSHRVSVSTPRDNLKSAPITPRTPLIGSPGGEDEDDDEVYKSANLKVREKIGKKLKMTVLVEWIAFVCIMGFLVSSLAVDKLHNSVIWGLELWKLSVLVLVIFCGRLFTGWFINVLVFLIERNFLLKKNVLYFVYGLKRSVQVFVWLCLVLLAWGLLLSRGVKRSRKTSQVLNYITRALAACLIGAAIWLVKNLLVKLLSTSFQCTRFFDRIQESIFHQYVLRTLSGPPLMEMAEKVGTSASAGQLSFRDMKKAKGEGKEEVIDVDKLKRMKQEKISAWTMKGLVSVIRGSGLSTISNTLDNFDDDDESEQKDEEITSEWEAQAAAYRIFNNVAKPRSKYIDEEDLLRFMKKEEVDNLLPLIEGAAETRKIKRKFLKNWLVNVYLERKSLAHSLNDTKTAIEELNKIASVIVLIVALIVGLLMMGFLTTQILVFISSQLLLVAFMFGNSAKTMFEAIIFVFVMHPFDVGDRCVVDGVQMVVEEMNILTTVFLKYDNEKIFYPNSVLSTKPISNFYRSPEMSDSVEFAVDVSTSIESIGALKGRIKTYLESKPQHWRPGHNVVVKEIENVNKMKMGLYVTHTINFQNYGDKNSRRSELLLELKKIFEELGIKYHLLPQEVHLRYVDSAPPAFQPLG